The Duganella sp. BuS-21 sequence TGACGTTGACCAGGGTGGCGCGGTGGATCTGCCAGAACAGGGCAGGGTCCAGCTCCTCGGCCAGGTCGCGCACCGGCTTGCGGATCAGCGCTTCATATTTTTCGGTCTGCACGCAGGTGTATTTTTCATCGGAGCGGAAGAACAGGATCTCCTCGACCGGAATCATGCGCAGGTCCTGGCCGATGCTGGCCTGGATCCATTGCAGGAAGGCCGGCTTGGGCGCGGCGATCTTTTCCGTCAGCTGGGCCAGCATGGCGGTTACGCTGGCGCTGACGTCGCTGGCGGCGGCCGGCTGGTTCAGGCGGGTCTTGAGGCGGTCGACGGTGATCTGCAGACGCTCCTGCTCTGGCGGTTTCAGCACGTAGTCGATGGCGCCGCGCTCGAAGGCTTCCACGGCGTAAGCGTCGTAGGCGGTCACGAACACGATATTGCTCTTGTTGCCGATCACGGAGGCCGCTTCCATGCCGGTCTTGCCGGGCATGCGGATGTCGAGGAAGGTGAAGTCCGGCTTGAGTTCATCGACCAGCTCGATGGCCTCGTCGCCATTCTTGGCCTCGCCAATGATTTCCAGCTCGGGCCAGACCTGGCCCAGGCGCATGCGCAACTGGTCGCGCATTAAACGTTCGTCGTCTGCAATGATTGCTGTAGGCATCTTGTTCGGGTGTGAAGGTTGTTTAATTTATTATTCAACGAATCGCGCTAATAAGCAATCAATGCGACTTGTTTGCCAGTTGATATGGCACTTCAATGGTCACAATGACCCCGCTCGGGCTGTTGGCGGCGATCAGCAACTGGCCCTGGTCGCCGTGCAGCAGTTTCAGGCGTTCGCGGATATTGGTCAGGCCGAGGCCGGTGCCATCGCTCGGCTTGGCGCCGAAACCCAGGCCGTCGTCGATGACGATCACGCGCAGCTTGTTATGGGCCACGTCGGCGCGCACTTTCAGGGTGCCGCCCTCGGGCTTGCCTTCGAGGCCGTGCTTGATGGCGTTTTCCACCATCGATTGCAGCATCATCGGCGGGAAGGCGGCGGTGCGCAGGCCGTCCGGGATGTCGAGGTCGACGGTCAGGCGTTCTTCCATGCGCATTTTCAGCAGGTTCAGGTAGGCCTCCACCATGTCGGCCTCGCGGCCTAGGTTGGTGATCAGGGCGTTGTCGCGCATTTGCGGCAGCACCGCGCGCAGGTATTTGATCAGGCTGCGCTGCATGGCCGAGGCGCGCGGCGGATCGGTTTCGATCAGGTGCTCGACCGAGGCCAGGGTATTGAACAGGAAGTGCGGCTCGACCTGGGCCTGCATCATCTGCATCTTCGCTTCGCTGAGCTGGCGCTGCATGGATTCGCGTTCAGCGGTGGCGTTGGCGGTCTGGGTTTCGGCTTCGGCGCGCATTTTCTTGCTCATCAGGACCTTGGTGCCGAACAGGGCCAGCACCAGCAGCGTGATGAAACTCTTGAACCAGGTGGAGGCCTGGCCGTGATAGCGGGCTACCTTCTGTTCGGCGGCGTCGTCGACCGCTTCTTCGATCGCGTTGGACAGTTCTTCACCGATCTGCGGCGGCAGGTCGATGTGTACTTCCTCGCCGGGCAGCGAGGGCAGGGCGGGAATGTCGCTCTTGGCGGCGGCGCCAGGCGTCGCGGGCGTGGCCGGCGCCTCGGGTGGCTCAGGCAAGGCGGGTGAGGCTGGAGCTTCGGGCGGAGCGGCCGGCGCAATGCCTTCCTCGGCGTTCTTGTTGCGGATCTTGCGCGGGTTGAAATGGATGCCGCTGTCATCGATCAGGATATTGGTGTCGCCGCTCTTGCGTTTCTGTGTATGGCTGCCGCGATCGATATCGTCACGCACCGGACTGGAAGAGAACAGCTCGTCCTGCAGGATGGAACCGGCAATCAGCATCAGCACCGCAAACACCAGGAACTTCCACCACGACAGCTGGGTTACCCAGGTGGAGGTAACGTCGAAGCCGCGATGCAGCAGGCCGCCGGCGGTCTTCAGGGTGTCTTGTACTTTAGGTGTAGGAAACATATACAGCTTTCACTCTTAACATGGAGCAAGTGTACCCAGCATCGCCCCTACACGCCATGCGATTGCGACAGTCTGCAAAAAACGGGGATCAGACGGTAAATGCATACGAAGCCCTTGCCAAACCCGTTTGAGGTTTGCTATAGTTCGGTCCCTCGCAGATCAACGCGTACGCTGCAAAGCGAAACGATGAAAACTGAGGGGTTGACGAGATAAAAGAAACGCTTCATAATCTCGCTCCTGTGCTGATGAACACAACGCTTCTTCAGCTAGCAATACAAGATGATCTTTAAAAATTTACAGTCGATAAATGTGGGCGTTTGATGCTGCAACAAAAAGCATTAAATGCTCAAGCAATAAATATTCAG is a genomic window containing:
- a CDS encoding LytTR family DNA-binding domain-containing protein, which translates into the protein MPTAIIADDERLMRDQLRMRLGQVWPELEIIGEAKNGDEAIELVDELKPDFTFLDIRMPGKTGMEAASVIGNKSNIVFVTAYDAYAVEAFERGAIDYVLKPPEQERLQITVDRLKTRLNQPAAASDVSASVTAMLAQLTEKIAAPKPAFLQWIQASIGQDLRMIPVEEILFFRSDEKYTCVQTEKYEALIRKPVRDLAEELDPALFWQIHRATLVNVNAIEGVTRDIRGRHLVMIKGRSDKLEVSRSFLHLFKQM
- a CDS encoding histidine kinase, with the protein product MFPTPKVQDTLKTAGGLLHRGFDVTSTWVTQLSWWKFLVFAVLMLIAGSILQDELFSSSPVRDDIDRGSHTQKRKSGDTNILIDDSGIHFNPRKIRNKNAEEGIAPAAPPEAPASPALPEPPEAPATPATPGAAAKSDIPALPSLPGEEVHIDLPPQIGEELSNAIEEAVDDAAEQKVARYHGQASTWFKSFITLLVLALFGTKVLMSKKMRAEAETQTANATAERESMQRQLSEAKMQMMQAQVEPHFLFNTLASVEHLIETDPPRASAMQRSLIKYLRAVLPQMRDNALITNLGREADMVEAYLNLLKMRMEERLTVDLDIPDGLRTAAFPPMMLQSMVENAIKHGLEGKPEGGTLKVRADVAHNKLRVIVIDDGLGFGAKPSDGTGLGLTNIRERLKLLHGDQGQLLIAANSPSGVIVTIEVPYQLANKSH